The following nucleotide sequence is from Candidatus Binatia bacterium.
AGGCGGCGCAACTCGGCCCACGCCTGAGCCGCGCGTGCTTTCTTCGACGAACCGCGGCAATCATACCCCCAATGGCGAAAAGTAATGGGGACAGTCCCCATAGCGGCAATGGAATGGGGTCTGTCCCCAATGCGCTTCGGGTGCTCGACGCGTCGTCGTATTCGCGGCTGACGACGTTTCGTCGCAACGGGACCAGGGTTTCGGTTCCGATCTGGCACACGGTCGGCGGCGACAAGGTCTACATGTTCACCGAGGCCGGATCGTTCAAGGTCAAGCGGCTTCGCAGCGACTCGCGCATCGAGATCACGACCTGCGACTGGCGAGGCAATCCCGGCGGCGCGCCCACGTGGTCCGGCACCGGACGCATCGTCGACTCGCCCGCCGACGTCACGCGCGCCTACCAGGCGCTCGATCGCAAATACGGCTGGCAGAAATGGATCGTCGATGCGCTCTCGAAACTTTCGGGACGCTACGACGCGCGTGCGATCCTGGAGATCACTCTCGATGAGTGAGGCGCGCCCCGCCGACTGGAAAGACCACTTCAGCCACGCCAGCGACGACTACCGGCGCTGGAGGCCGCGTTATCCTTCCGAGTTGTTCGAGTGGCTCGCAACCAGTGCGCCTGCGCGCGAGCTCGCGTGGGACTGTGCGACCGGCAACGGG
It contains:
- a CDS encoding PPOX class F420-dependent oxidoreductase; this encodes MGSVPNALRVLDASSYSRLTTFRRNGTRVSVPIWHTVGGDKVYMFTEAGSFKVKRLRSDSRIEITTCDWRGNPGGAPTWSGTGRIVDSPADVTRAYQALDRKYGWQKWIVDALSKLSGRYDARAILEITLDE